The following are encoded in a window of Kitasatospora fiedleri genomic DNA:
- a CDS encoding glycoside hydrolase family 26 protein — protein sequence MNHPTRRARTAACLLLTGVLLLLPGCDRPGPSAGGDAFGAGDTQVASADPSGQAQAPVDLTPLLQPAGKYLGVALDGAPASMEPVQKYAEMVGKQPNIIENYAGWGDQFDSTGVRLSWQNGALPYIAWEPHKTPLADIAKGDSDPYIKAFATAVQKTNVPVAISFAHEMNGHWYDWGTKTNSAEDFVAAWRRIHDIFQDRGASNVIWVWSPNIVNPVQQVALQPYYPGDGYIDWVGMVGYWTECCDKDFEQLYGPTMAQVRKFSGKPFIISETAAEPGKKASSFVDQLFAGVEEHPDVLGFVWFNISKRADWRLEKTPSSLKAFKQHAADPRYGFDPRKP from the coding sequence GTGAACCACCCGACCCGTCGAGCCAGAACGGCCGCCTGCCTGCTGCTGACCGGCGTGCTCCTGCTGCTGCCGGGCTGCGACCGGCCCGGCCCGTCGGCCGGCGGTGACGCCTTCGGCGCCGGCGACACCCAGGTGGCCTCCGCCGACCCCAGCGGCCAGGCCCAGGCGCCGGTCGACCTGACGCCGCTGCTGCAGCCCGCCGGCAAGTACCTCGGTGTCGCGCTGGACGGCGCGCCGGCCTCCATGGAGCCGGTGCAGAAGTACGCCGAGATGGTCGGCAAGCAGCCCAACATCATCGAGAACTACGCCGGCTGGGGCGACCAGTTCGACTCCACCGGCGTCCGGCTGAGCTGGCAGAACGGCGCCCTGCCGTACATCGCCTGGGAGCCGCACAAGACCCCGCTGGCCGACATCGCCAAGGGCGACTCCGACCCGTACATCAAGGCGTTCGCCACCGCGGTGCAGAAGACCAACGTGCCGGTGGCGATCAGCTTCGCCCACGAGATGAACGGCCACTGGTACGACTGGGGCACCAAGACCAACAGCGCCGAGGACTTCGTCGCGGCGTGGCGCCGGATCCACGACATCTTCCAGGACCGCGGCGCGTCCAACGTCATCTGGGTGTGGAGCCCGAACATCGTCAACCCGGTGCAGCAGGTCGCCCTCCAGCCCTACTACCCGGGCGACGGCTACATCGACTGGGTCGGCATGGTCGGCTACTGGACCGAGTGCTGCGACAAGGACTTCGAGCAGCTCTACGGCCCGACCATGGCCCAGGTCCGCAAGTTCAGCGGCAAGCCGTTCATCATCAGCGAGACCGCCGCCGAACCAGGCAAGAAGGCGTCCTCGTTCGTCGACCAGCTGTTCGCGGGCGTGGAGGAGCACCCCGACGTCCTGGGCTTCGTCTGGTTCAACATCAGCAAGCGCGCCGACTGGCGGCTAGAGAAGACGCCCAGCTCGCTGAAGGCCTTCAAGCAGCACGCCGCCGACCCGCGGTACGGCTTCGACCCGAGAAAACCCTGA
- a CDS encoding ArnT family glycosyltransferase produces the protein MTQQRDDAYSPEARTAEDRYHAERNFGWFTAEPEPAVPQQPAAPQQPVVPQQPAAPAEPGYTLPEVPDVGWDPLPSSRRTWISRLVLLGILVAQALLTLRLSNSAFEDEALYLYAGHLQLHHLNGGAPLPDSFASYFSGSPLLYPPLAAAADAHFGLAGARALSLAFMLGATTLLYMMTRRLFNERVALVAAGCFAVTQSTLFMGALATYDAMALFLIAVAAWLAVRTARRGWWLGTLTIPPVLLLAVAVKYAALMYAPVVVALACLAAVPYHAWRSLLRLFLIPAVAVGGAYAALRLTGSDVLDGLRSTTTGRATGHGVRIDMLRDCAEWGGLLFALAVLGTVLYALKGRMSEAPTLQAVRVPRRLWRVLMGLLLTGTALLAPAYQIWIHESVSLHKHIGYGLLFATPMAALGITRIVGSHFRHPQLGILAWVTMLVLGMVQSTSLYHAWPNSDQLIATLNRQLVPDGHYLVEANSVPRYYLREQVGFNQWTSTYTITYQTKDKKLLTGEAGFQAALTDSYFDVVVFDRTVTGALDEKLTKQLRAEGKYRLLVSIPYHNSYGSGFYQVWVPVKKNAAPQQ, from the coding sequence ATGACGCAGCAGCGCGACGACGCATACTCGCCCGAGGCCCGGACCGCGGAGGACCGCTACCACGCGGAGCGGAACTTCGGCTGGTTCACCGCCGAGCCCGAGCCCGCGGTGCCGCAGCAGCCCGCGGCGCCCCAGCAGCCGGTGGTCCCGCAGCAGCCGGCGGCGCCCGCCGAGCCCGGGTACACCCTCCCCGAGGTCCCCGACGTCGGCTGGGACCCGCTGCCGAGCAGCCGCCGGACCTGGATCAGCCGCCTGGTGCTGCTGGGCATCCTGGTCGCCCAGGCGCTGCTGACGCTCCGGCTGAGCAACAGCGCCTTCGAGGACGAGGCGCTGTACCTGTACGCCGGCCACCTCCAGCTGCACCACCTGAACGGCGGCGCCCCGCTGCCGGACTCCTTCGCCTCGTACTTCTCCGGCTCGCCGCTGCTCTACCCGCCGCTGGCCGCCGCGGCCGACGCCCACTTCGGCCTGGCCGGTGCCCGCGCCCTGTCGCTGGCGTTCATGCTGGGCGCCACCACGCTGCTGTACATGATGACCCGCCGGCTGTTCAACGAGCGGGTCGCGCTGGTCGCCGCGGGCTGCTTCGCGGTCACCCAGTCCACCCTCTTCATGGGCGCGCTGGCCACCTACGACGCGATGGCGCTGTTCCTGATCGCGGTCGCCGCCTGGCTCGCGGTGCGCACCGCCCGGCGCGGTTGGTGGCTGGGCACCCTGACCATCCCGCCGGTCCTGCTGCTGGCCGTCGCGGTCAAGTACGCGGCGCTGATGTACGCCCCGGTGGTCGTCGCGCTGGCCTGCCTGGCCGCCGTCCCGTACCACGCGTGGCGGTCGCTGCTGCGGCTGTTCCTGATCCCCGCCGTCGCGGTCGGCGGCGCGTACGCCGCGCTGCGGCTGACCGGCTCGGACGTCCTGGACGGCCTGCGGTCCACCACCACCGGCCGCGCCACCGGCCACGGCGTCCGGATCGACATGCTCCGCGACTGCGCCGAGTGGGGCGGCCTGCTGTTCGCCCTCGCGGTGCTGGGCACCGTCCTGTACGCCCTCAAGGGCCGGATGAGCGAGGCCCCCACCCTGCAGGCCGTCCGGGTGCCGCGGCGGCTGTGGCGGGTCCTGATGGGCCTGCTGCTGACCGGCACCGCGCTGCTCGCCCCGGCGTACCAGATCTGGATCCACGAGAGCGTCTCGCTGCACAAGCACATCGGCTACGGCCTGCTGTTCGCCACCCCGATGGCCGCCCTCGGCATCACCCGGATCGTCGGCTCGCACTTCCGCCACCCGCAGCTCGGCATCCTCGCCTGGGTCACCATGCTGGTGCTCGGCATGGTGCAGTCCACCAGCCTGTACCACGCCTGGCCGAACTCCGACCAGCTGATCGCCACCCTGAACCGGCAGTTGGTGCCGGACGGCCACTACCTGGTCGAGGCGAACTCGGTGCCGCGCTACTACCTGCGCGAGCAGGTCGGCTTCAACCAGTGGACGTCCACGTACACGATCACCTACCAGACCAAGGACAAGAAGCTGCTCACCGGCGAGGCGGGCTTCCAGGCCGCCCTCACCGACAGCTACTTCGACGTCGTGGTGTTCGACCGGACGGTCACCGGGGCGCTGGACGAGAAGCTCACCAAGCAGCTGCGCGCCGAGGGCAAGTACCGGCTGCTGGTCAGCATCCCGTACCACAACAGCTACGGCAGCGGCTTCTACCAGGTGTGGGTCCCGGTGAAGAAGAACGCCGCACCGCAGCAGTAG
- the glmM gene encoding phosphoglucosamine mutase — MTRLFGTDGVRGVANEGLTAELALGLSVAAAHVLGDAGAFEGHRPVAVVGRDPRASGEFLEAAVIAGLASAGVDVLRVGVLPTPAVAYLTGALGADFGVMLSASHNAMPDNGIKFLARGGHKLDDAIEDAIEAHYRRYGVGDETWHRPTGAAVGRVRQYNEGFDRYVAHLVAVLPNRLDGVKVVIDGAHGAAARVAPEAFARAGAEVVHTLGTEPTGLNINDGVGSTHLDKLRAAMKEHRADLGIALDGDADRCLAADADGNEVDGDQIIAVLAVAMKEAGTLRRNTAVATVMSNLGFKLAMEREGIELVQTAVGDRYVLEEMKQHGYALGGEQSGHVILLDHATTGDGTLTGLMLGARLAATKQPMADLAAVMTRLPQVLINVKGVDKNRVESCVELQAAVAAAEAELGATGRVLLRKSGTEPLVRVMVEAVGHEQAQDVCQRLADAVRLHLG; from the coding sequence ATGACACGACTCTTCGGTACCGACGGAGTGCGCGGGGTGGCCAACGAGGGCCTCACCGCGGAACTGGCCCTGGGCCTGTCGGTGGCCGCCGCCCACGTGCTCGGCGACGCGGGCGCGTTCGAGGGCCACCGGCCGGTGGCCGTGGTCGGCCGGGACCCGCGGGCGTCCGGAGAGTTCCTGGAGGCCGCCGTGATCGCCGGCCTGGCCAGCGCCGGCGTCGACGTGCTGCGGGTCGGCGTGCTGCCCACCCCCGCGGTCGCCTACCTGACCGGCGCGCTCGGCGCCGACTTCGGCGTGATGCTCTCCGCCAGCCACAACGCGATGCCCGACAACGGCATCAAGTTCCTCGCCCGCGGCGGCCACAAGCTGGACGACGCGATCGAGGACGCGATCGAGGCGCACTACCGCCGCTACGGCGTCGGCGACGAGACCTGGCACCGCCCGACCGGCGCCGCGGTGGGCCGGGTCCGCCAGTACAACGAGGGCTTCGACCGGTACGTGGCGCACCTGGTCGCGGTGCTGCCCAACCGGCTCGACGGCGTGAAGGTCGTCATCGACGGCGCGCACGGCGCGGCCGCCCGGGTCGCCCCCGAGGCGTTCGCCCGGGCCGGCGCCGAGGTGGTGCACACCCTGGGCACCGAGCCGACCGGCCTGAACATCAACGACGGCGTCGGCTCCACCCACCTGGACAAGCTGCGCGCCGCGATGAAGGAGCACCGGGCCGACCTGGGCATCGCCCTGGACGGCGACGCCGACCGCTGCCTGGCCGCCGACGCCGACGGCAACGAGGTCGACGGCGACCAGATCATCGCCGTCCTCGCGGTCGCCATGAAGGAGGCCGGCACGCTGCGCCGCAACACCGCGGTCGCCACCGTGATGTCCAACCTGGGCTTCAAGCTGGCGATGGAGCGCGAGGGCATCGAGCTGGTGCAGACCGCGGTCGGCGACCGCTACGTGCTGGAGGAGATGAAGCAGCACGGCTACGCGCTCGGCGGCGAGCAGTCCGGGCACGTCATCCTGCTCGACCACGCCACCACCGGCGACGGCACCCTGACCGGCCTGATGCTGGGCGCCCGGCTGGCCGCCACCAAGCAGCCGATGGCCGACCTGGCCGCGGTGATGACCCGGCTGCCGCAGGTGCTGATCAACGTCAAGGGCGTGGACAAGAACCGGGTCGAGTCCTGCGTCGAGCTCCAGGCCGCGGTCGCCGCCGCCGAGGCCGAACTCGGCGCCACCGGCCGGGTGCTGCTGCGCAAGTCCGGCACCGAGCCGCTGGTGCGCGTGATGGTCGAGGCGGTCGGCCACGAGCAGGCCCAGGACGTCTGCCAGCGCCTCGCCGACGCGGTCCGGCTGCACCTGGGCTGA
- the rpsI gene encoding 30S ribosomal protein S9, producing MAETAIESTLEVDFDDENVDEYTTETEYTTESLAGRFGEAVPGAGLGRRKEAIARVRIVPGTGQWKINGRTLENYFPNKVHQQTVNEPFKLLELDGRYDVIARIAGGGVSGQAYALRLGVARALNEADVDNNRGPLKKAGFLTRDSRAVERKKAGLKKARKAPQYSKR from the coding sequence GTGGCCGAGACTGCCATCGAGAGCACCCTCGAGGTCGACTTCGACGACGAGAACGTCGACGAGTACACCACCGAGACCGAGTACACCACCGAGTCGCTGGCCGGCCGCTTCGGCGAGGCCGTCCCCGGCGCCGGCCTCGGCCGCCGCAAGGAGGCGATCGCCCGCGTGCGCATCGTCCCCGGCACCGGCCAGTGGAAGATCAACGGTCGCACCCTGGAGAACTACTTCCCCAACAAGGTGCACCAGCAGACCGTGAACGAGCCCTTCAAGCTCCTTGAGCTGGACGGCCGTTACGACGTCATCGCCCGCATCGCCGGCGGCGGCGTCTCCGGTCAGGCCTACGCGCTGCGCCTCGGCGTGGCCCGTGCGCTGAACGAGGCGGACGTGGACAACAACCGCGGCCCGCTCAAGAAGGCCGGCTTCCTGACCCGCGACTCGCGCGCCGTCGAGCGCAAGAAGGCCGGTCTCAAGAAGGCCCGCAAGGCGCCGCAGTACAGCAAGCGCTAA
- the rplM gene encoding 50S ribosomal protein L13: MRTYSPKPGDVQRQWHVIDATDVVLGRLASQAANLLRGKHKAIYAPHVDTGDFVIIINADKVHLSGNKKTQKLAYRHSGFPGGLRSVRYDDLLANNPEKAVEKAIKGMVPKNSLGRQMLSKLKVYSGDQHPHAAQQPVPFEITQVAQ; the protein is encoded by the coding sequence GTGCGTACGTACAGCCCCAAGCCCGGCGACGTCCAGCGTCAGTGGCACGTCATCGACGCGACCGACGTCGTGCTCGGCCGCCTGGCCTCCCAGGCCGCCAACCTCCTGCGGGGCAAGCACAAGGCGATCTACGCGCCGCACGTTGACACTGGTGACTTCGTCATCATCATCAACGCCGACAAGGTGCACCTCTCGGGCAACAAGAAGACCCAGAAGCTGGCCTACCGCCACAGCGGCTTCCCGGGCGGCCTCCGCTCGGTCCGCTACGACGACCTGCTCGCGAACAACCCGGAGAAGGCCGTCGAGAAGGCCATCAAGGGCATGGTTCCGAAGAACAGCCTGGGCCGTCAGATGCTCTCGAAGCTGAAGGTCTACTCGGGCGACCAGCACCCGCACGCTGCGCAGCAGCCGGTGCCGTTCGAGATCACCCAGGTCGCGCAGTAA
- a CDS encoding ABC-F family ATP-binding cassette domain-containing protein, with the protein MGHVEISHLEYYLPDGRVLFDDASFRVGEGAAVALVGANGAGKTTLLRMIAGDVQPHGGSVTVTGGLGVMRQFVGTTGRESAEDAPGALPADASVRDLLVSVAPKRIADAARAVDAAELAMIAQDDEKSQMAYAQALSDWSDAGGYEYEADWDVCTTAALGMSFDRAQWRGLNTLSGGEQKRLVLEALLRGPDEVLLLDEPDNYLDVPGKRWLEEAIRATSKTVLYISHDRELLSRTAEKIIAVESGAAGSSVWVHGGGFESFHQARQDRFARFEELGRRWDEEHAKLKKLVVNLRQAASVSHALATRYAAAQTRLKKFEEAGRPEEPPREQSITMRLKGGRTGVRAFTLQGLELSGLMKPFDLEVYYGERVAVLGSNGSGKSHFLRLLAGDDTVEHGGSWKLGARVVPGHFRQTHAHPELLGRTVRSIVEEEHALSRGAAMSALRRYELDRQEEQKFESLSGGQQARLMILKLELSGSTALLLDEPTDNLDLESAEALQQGLEAFEGTVLCVTHDRWFARSFDRFLVFGSDGRVYESPEPVWDEARVVRDR; encoded by the coding sequence ATGGGACACGTCGAGATTTCGCACCTGGAGTACTACCTGCCGGACGGGCGGGTGCTGTTCGACGACGCGTCCTTCCGGGTCGGCGAGGGCGCGGCCGTCGCGCTGGTCGGCGCGAACGGCGCGGGCAAGACCACGCTGCTGCGGATGATCGCGGGCGACGTCCAGCCGCACGGCGGCTCGGTGACGGTCACCGGCGGCCTGGGCGTGATGCGCCAGTTCGTCGGCACCACCGGCCGGGAGAGCGCCGAGGACGCCCCGGGCGCGCTGCCCGCCGACGCCTCGGTGCGCGACCTGCTGGTCTCCGTCGCCCCGAAGCGGATCGCCGACGCGGCCCGCGCGGTGGACGCCGCCGAGCTGGCGATGATCGCGCAGGACGACGAGAAGTCGCAGATGGCCTACGCCCAGGCGCTGTCCGACTGGTCGGACGCCGGCGGCTACGAGTACGAGGCCGACTGGGACGTGTGCACCACGGCCGCGCTCGGCATGTCCTTCGACCGGGCGCAGTGGCGCGGCCTGAACACCCTCTCCGGCGGCGAGCAGAAGCGCCTCGTCCTGGAGGCCCTGCTGCGCGGCCCCGACGAGGTGCTGCTGCTCGACGAGCCGGACAACTACCTGGACGTGCCGGGCAAGCGCTGGCTGGAGGAGGCGATCCGGGCCACCTCCAAGACCGTGCTCTACATCTCGCACGACCGCGAGCTGCTCTCCCGCACCGCCGAGAAGATCATCGCGGTCGAGTCCGGCGCGGCCGGCTCCAGCGTCTGGGTGCACGGCGGCGGCTTCGAGTCCTTCCACCAGGCCCGCCAGGACCGCTTCGCGCGCTTCGAGGAGCTCGGCCGCCGCTGGGACGAGGAGCACGCCAAGCTGAAGAAGCTGGTGGTCAACCTGCGGCAGGCGGCCTCGGTCAGCCACGCCCTGGCGACCCGCTACGCCGCCGCGCAGACCCGGCTGAAGAAGTTCGAGGAGGCCGGCCGGCCGGAGGAGCCGCCGCGCGAGCAGTCCATCACCATGCGGCTCAAGGGCGGCCGCACCGGCGTGCGGGCGTTCACCCTGCAGGGCCTGGAGCTGTCCGGCCTGATGAAGCCGTTCGACCTGGAGGTCTACTACGGCGAGCGGGTCGCGGTGCTGGGCTCCAACGGCTCCGGCAAGTCGCACTTCCTGCGGCTGCTGGCGGGCGACGACACGGTGGAGCACGGCGGCAGTTGGAAGCTCGGCGCCCGGGTCGTCCCCGGCCACTTCCGGCAGACCCACGCCCACCCGGAGCTGCTCGGCCGGACGGTGCGCTCGATCGTCGAGGAGGAGCACGCGCTCTCCCGCGGGGCGGCGATGTCCGCGCTGCGCCGCTACGAGCTGGACCGGCAGGAGGAGCAGAAGTTCGAGTCGCTCTCCGGCGGCCAGCAGGCCCGGCTGATGATCCTCAAGCTGGAGCTGTCCGGCTCGACCGCGCTGCTGCTCGACGAGCCGACCGACAACCTGGACCTGGAGAGCGCCGAGGCGCTGCAGCAGGGCCTGGAGGCGTTCGAGGGCACCGTGCTGTGCGTCACCCACGACCGCTGGTTCGCCCGCAGCTTCGACCGCTTCCTGGTGTTCGGCTCGGACGGCCGGGTCTACGAGTCCCCGGAGCCGGTCTGGGACGAGGCCCGGGTGGTCCGGGACCGCTGA
- the truA gene encoding tRNA pseudouridine(38-40) synthase TruA, which translates to MVNDCAELPPVKDGPADGHTRVRLDLAYHGAEFSGWARQRERRTVQGELEDALRIVLRSEENFPLTVAGRTDAGVHARGQVAHVDLPDGLWAQHGAKLLRRLAGRLPADVRVYRVAEAPHGFDARFAAVWRRYAYRVADHPGGVDPLLRGHVLWHDRPLDLERMNEAAALLVGEHDFAAYCKKREGATTIRTLLELRWDRVPIDPYAAQEGSLAVATVRADAFCHNMVRALVGAMLLVGDGHRPVGFPGEVLAGGVRNSAVNVIRPHGLTLEEVGYPADELLAERNRVSRRLRTLGEPVGDAAGSAAGSAAARTSGEPAE; encoded by the coding sequence GTGGTGAACGACTGCGCCGAGCTGCCGCCGGTGAAGGACGGCCCGGCGGACGGGCACACCCGGGTCCGGCTGGACCTCGCCTACCACGGCGCGGAGTTCTCCGGCTGGGCCCGGCAGCGCGAACGGCGCACCGTGCAGGGCGAGTTGGAGGACGCGCTGCGGATCGTGCTGCGCAGCGAGGAGAACTTCCCGCTGACCGTGGCCGGCCGCACCGACGCCGGGGTGCACGCCCGCGGCCAGGTCGCCCACGTCGACCTCCCCGACGGGCTGTGGGCCCAGCACGGCGCCAAGCTGCTGCGCCGGCTGGCGGGCCGGCTGCCGGCCGACGTCCGGGTGTACCGGGTCGCCGAGGCGCCGCACGGCTTCGACGCCCGGTTCGCGGCGGTCTGGCGGCGCTACGCGTACCGGGTGGCCGACCACCCCGGCGGGGTCGACCCGCTGCTGCGCGGCCACGTCCTCTGGCACGACCGGCCGCTGGACCTGGAGCGGATGAACGAGGCGGCGGCGCTGCTGGTCGGCGAGCACGACTTCGCGGCGTACTGCAAGAAGCGCGAGGGCGCGACCACCATCCGCACCCTGCTGGAGCTGCGCTGGGACCGGGTGCCGATCGACCCGTACGCGGCCCAGGAGGGCTCGCTGGCGGTGGCCACGGTGCGGGCGGACGCCTTCTGCCACAACATGGTGCGCGCCCTGGTCGGCGCGATGCTGCTGGTCGGCGACGGGCACCGGCCGGTGGGGTTCCCGGGCGAGGTGCTGGCCGGCGGGGTGCGCAACTCCGCGGTCAACGTGATCCGGCCGCACGGGCTGACCCTGGAGGAGGTCGGCTACCCGGCCGACGAACTGCTCGCGGAGCGCAACCGCGTCTCGCGCCGGCTGCGGACGCTGGGCGAACCGGTCGGGGACGCCGCCGGGTCCGCCGCCGGGTCCGCCGCCGCGCGGACGTCGGGCGAACCGGCCGAGTAA